Proteins encoded within one genomic window of Fusarium musae strain F31 chromosome 4, whole genome shotgun sequence:
- a CDS encoding hypothetical protein (EggNog:ENOG41), which yields MSLAEAAPITRDDRFANTESVGDQRLGDSTPRASDFSNDADHREDTKKDGKSKMRSLFGLGKKKSSVLTKSDSKPDTTNSKSESQPESRSESQTPANVNSNPATPSLSRDASKLSSKQPSWPPASEQSFTLPSSPGRGFTGSPRLSSPATSQIFERDVQDSTVLKPNSPAIPTHIQTENYIPPVLDDASEAITNEKLDPDTVEIVTHSSHQPAAVTVTGTSNVFPSYDLGASEWAAELASFADREAVSADNASNYGSLDSSDVRRLSFISFADVVQAEHNPLSGVASSRDSIHLAGLTSLPAAVNRSPSPIRSPVSSQGPETSPPTSNPGSMKGIELSPTRRPLGSPTSTNNLKLNPSGGDLNIETLSQALRRTGSSDLSHVRSGPASPIEATHLR from the coding sequence ATGAGTCTTGCCGAAGCAGCCCCCATCACCCGCGATGACCGTTTCGCCAACACTGAGTCTGTTGGTGATCAACGGTTAGGTGACTCAACCCCCCGAGCCAGCGATTTCAGCAACGATGCCGATCACAGAGAAGATACAAAGAAGGACGGGAAGAGCAAGATGCGTAGCTTGTTCGGCCTCGGCAAGAAGAAATCCTCTGTGCTTACCAAGTCTGACTCCAAACCCGACACAACCAACTCCAAGTCTGAATCCCAACCGGAGTCTCGTTCTGAGTCACAAACTCCTGCCAACGTGAACTCCAACCCTGCCACCCCATCTCTATCTCGAGATGCTTCCAAGTTGTCCTCGAAACAGCCGTCATGGCCTCCTGCTAGCGAGCAGAGCTTTACTCTTCCCTCATCTCCAGGTCGCGGCTTCACCGGTTCTCCACGACTTTCTTCGCCAGCCACATCACAGATCTTTGAGCGTGATGTTCAGGATAGCACTGTTCTCAAGCCCAACTCTCCCGCCATCCCTACACATATTCAGACCGAAAACTACATTCCTCCCGTCCTCGACGATGCGTCCGAGGCCATCACGAACGAAAAGCTTGACCCCGATACAGTCGAGATTGTTACCCACAGCTCGCATCAACCTGCCGCTGTGACAGTTACAGGAACCAGCAATGTTTTCCCCTCGTACGACCTTGGAGCCAGCGAGTGGGCAGCCGAGCTCGCCTCCTTTGCTGACCGAGAGGCTGTCTCGGCCGACAACGCTTCCAACTACGGTTCCCTGGACTCTTCCGATGTCCGCCGGCTCTCATTCATTTCATTTGCCGACGTTGTACAGGCTGAACACAACCCTCTTTCGGGTGTTGCGAGCTCCCGCGACAGCATCCACCTCGCAGGACTTACGTCTCTCCCAGCAGCGGTCAACCGTTCGCCTTCGCCAATTCGATCACCCGTGTCGAGCCAAGGACCCGAGACAAGCCCCCCCACAAGCAACCCTGGCAGCATGAAGGGTATCGAGTTGAGTCCGACTCGAAGACCTCTTGGTAGCCCAACAAGCACAAacaacctcaagctcaaccCTTCAGGGGGTGATCTGAACATCGAGACATTGAGCCAGGCCCTACGACGAACCGGTAGCAGTGATCTGAGCCATGTTCGCAGCGGTCCTGCAAGCCCAATTGAGGCAACTCACCTTCGTTAA